The region TTTCGCGTTTCCTCAAGGCTCCGCCCCATTTCCCATCTTTCCTTTCAGTCCTTGCCTACCGGGGAACAAGGTCGTGAAAAAACGGTCTTGGTGAGGTGCCGCCATTTCATCCGTCCTCGGTCTCTGCGCCTTTCGCAGAGCTTCCAGCAGCGCTATGTTGGGCCAGAGCATCCGGAGGTTCACAACCTCTGTGGTCCGTAGGAGCCACTATGAGGAGGGCCCTGGGAAGGTTAGTGTGTAAGGGGCACGGCTTCGTTGGGGGAGGGGGCGCTTGGCTGTGACTCGCGCACCTGCAAGGCTGCCCCCGGGCTGTGGCAAGGGAGATGATAGCCAGAAACCAGGCTGAGACGCAGACTAGCATTCCACTTACCCCAGAGACCAGTGTGGAAACTGGGCATCCTAGCGCGTAGCCGCTAAAGGAATGGGCAGGTAGATCCGGAAGCCCTGCTCCATCTGCCGCTtgacgcccctccccccaccccccgcagaAAGCCCTGGGATGGCTCCGGGAGGCCATGGCTATCGGACCCGAAATGAAGGTCATTGGAAAATCATGAGGAAATCAGGGCCTCTGGTTATGGAACAGGCTTTTTAAACTAGCTGGCTAAGTTAGAAGTATTAACCCTTCACCTCAGTTAAGGCTGGGTTTGGCCTCAGCTGTAAATAACTGAAACCACATAGCAGTAACAATCTCGGAGGGTCACACCAGGCCTAGTCATAAAGGGCAGAGAAGGTGCTTggtaatgaaaacaaacaaaaaaactgtgggcagggtgcggtggcgcacgcccgtaatcgggaggctgaggcggaaggatcacctgaggtcaggagttccagaccagcctgggaagcatggcgaaaccctgtctctactaaaaagtacaaaaaaattagccggacgtggtggtgtgtgcctctaatcccagctactcgggagactgaggcaggagaaccgcttgaacctgggaggtggaggttgcagtgagccgagatcgggccactgcactccagcctgggcgacagagcgggactccgtctcaaaaaaaaaaaaaagaaaaagctgtatTGCACTTAACATTGCCATGTATCTTCTAAGGTGACTACTTAGGACAGTAGTTTTTtcgattttctaaaataagaaactTTTCACTATTTGACGTTTGAGTCCTTAAGACCATTCATTGCCTAGTGCTCAGTAAAGCCAGATTATTTCTTACCTTGTAGTGTTTTGTGATGAAGGTCATAGGATTtgaaagataaatgtttaaaaagatgtTATGATTTATGGCATATGTAACCTGATGTAAAAGAAATATAACTAGCATTTCCGGTATACTTGTATTTTGATTATTAAGCAGATGATTTGAGGTTCTATTTcgattactttttctctttttttccaacaGAATTTGCCGTTTTCAGTGGAAAACAAGTGGTCCTTACTAGCTAAGATGTGTTTGTACTTTGGATCTGCATTTGCTACACCCTTTCTTATAGTAAGACACCAACTGCTTAAAACATAAGGATGTTTCAGTTCCTCCATTTAACAGGTAGTTAATGGATTTCTAATCATCTTAAAGCAGGCCTTTTTATTAAGTAGCCTCTTCCCCCTCacccagaacacacacacaaatacattgtTGTGTAGGGCTGATTCCTGAGGTTATGTGTAGATGTGGCATTGGTGGAGACTAGTTGTAAacctatataaaaatatttcaataatggCCAGTGTTTATTGAATACTACTGATTATCAGATACACTTTACATCGATATCTCATGTTCTCTAGCAAGCTTGTGAGGCGGATGATAGTAACCCCATCTGAGAC is a window of Pongo pygmaeus isolate AG05252 chromosome 4, NHGRI_mPonPyg2-v2.0_pri, whole genome shotgun sequence DNA encoding:
- the LOC129037122 gene encoding cytochrome c oxidase subunit 7C, mitochondrial → MLGQSIRRFTTSVVRRSHYEEGPGKNLPFSVENKWSLLAKMCLYFGSAFATPFLIVRHQLLKT